A window from Pseudomonas kribbensis encodes these proteins:
- a CDS encoding pyridoxal-phosphate dependent enzyme: MLHIRTPLILHPTLSTTSRRIWLKLENLQPSGSFKLRGMGLLCSQAAAQGKRKVVCPSGGNAGLATAVAAASLGLQACIVVPHTTPEATRARIRRTGAEVIVHGKVWDEANQRARELASAADTEYVPAFDHPVLWEGHSTMIDEILEDCPQVDTVVTSVGGGGLLAGILTGLLRHDRRDCRIIACETRGAASFAAAVQAGHPVRLSKIDTVATSLGAAQVAKWPVQHIVEFDHECLVLSDDDAIIGVVRYASDLRQLVEPACGVSLAVAYLDHPALAGARDVVIVVCGGVSISAQLVAGWARLVG; the protein is encoded by the coding sequence ATGCTGCACATCCGCACGCCGTTGATCCTCCATCCGACTCTGTCGACCACCTCCCGGCGTATCTGGCTGAAACTGGAAAACCTGCAACCCAGCGGCTCCTTCAAGCTGCGGGGCATGGGATTGTTGTGCAGTCAGGCGGCGGCGCAGGGCAAACGCAAAGTCGTCTGCCCGTCCGGTGGCAACGCCGGCCTGGCCACGGCTGTGGCGGCGGCCAGCCTGGGGCTGCAAGCCTGCATCGTGGTGCCGCATACCACCCCTGAAGCGACCCGCGCACGCATCCGCCGCACCGGCGCCGAAGTCATCGTCCATGGCAAGGTCTGGGACGAAGCCAACCAGCGAGCGCGGGAGCTGGCCAGCGCGGCAGACACCGAATACGTCCCGGCCTTCGACCACCCGGTGTTGTGGGAGGGGCACAGCACCATGATCGACGAAATCCTCGAAGACTGCCCGCAGGTCGACACCGTGGTCACCTCGGTCGGCGGCGGGGGATTGCTCGCAGGGATACTCACGGGGCTGCTGCGCCACGACCGGCGCGATTGCCGGATCATCGCTTGCGAAACCCGGGGCGCCGCCTCGTTTGCCGCCGCCGTCCAGGCTGGCCACCCAGTGCGCCTGAGCAAGATCGACACCGTCGCCACCTCCCTGGGTGCCGCGCAGGTGGCGAAGTGGCCGGTGCAGCACATCGTCGAGTTCGATCACGAATGCCTGGTGTTGTCCGATGACGACGCGATCATTGGCGTGGTGCGCTATGCCAGTGATTTGCGGCAACTGGTGGAGCCGGCGTGCGGGGTGTCGCTGGCGGTGGCTTATCTGGATCATCCGGCGCTGGCGGGGGCTCGGGATGTGGTGATTGTTGTTTGTGGCGGGGTGAGTATCAGTGCGCAGTTGGTGGCGGGGTGGGCGCGGTTGGTGGGCTGA